One window from the genome of Gemmatimonadetes bacterium SCN 70-22 encodes:
- a CDS encoding sialidase, with translation MPHAPRFAARALAGLLLALPSLALAQGAAAPARIATDSYRQLHWRTIGPEGNRFTSAAGIPGDPLTYYVGAASGGVWKTSDGGTNWTPLFDDQRVQSIGSLAVSKSDPNVVWAGTGEGKIRSHISIGEGVYKSVDAGKTWTLMGLEKTARIPRTIIHPTDPNTVLVCALGHAYGPQPERGVYRTTDGGATWTRVLFVDENTGCSDLAMDPRNPRILFAGMWQLEIHTWGRTSGGPGSGLFMSRDGGATWTRLTGHGLPKGPVGKVAVAIAPSNPDRVYALIETGDGIPWNGQPTESGQLWRSENGGEDWALVSRDRNAMGRAHYYSRMAVAPDDADEAYFLTASYAKTLDGGSTIRVLGGGLAPGGDHHDIWIDPTNANRQIVAHDQGLSITQNRGKTWYRQRLLNAQMYHVTVDNEIPYNVLGNKQDEPSYRGPSNSRVMGGRGAGISRGMWHSVGGGESGWATPDPTDSRIIWSTASGSGMVGGIVVRFEEDRRQFRNVEVWPQQSNGPADGVKYRFVWDSPFHISPHDHNTIYVGSQHVHRTTNGGQSWEVISPDLTLNDRSRMGPSGGLTPDNIGVEYAGVVYGIAESPREQGLIWVGTNDGLVQLTRDGGKTWTNVTKNIPNLPPWGSVRSIAPSRYDAGTAYLTVDFHQVNNRDPFIYKTTDYGKSWKSITTGIPRSALSYAKVITEDPVRRGLLYVGTENAIYVSFDDGENWQPLQNDLPHAPVSGIVVQEHFNDLVISTYGRGFWIMDDITPLRQLTPDVLAKGAHLFTLRAAYRFRPITAPSTTYDDPTRGEDPEYGASINYYLKAPVAGGVKLTVTDAQGQVVRTLTGSNAAGINRVYWDLRHEPTMEVRLRTSPIYAPHIIPGPNGRTAPGTGQLAILAPPGRYTVTLSAGGVEQRQPLEVRKDPNSGGTEGDIAEQVRLLAAVARDMNDGADAVHRIEAVRVQVDAIARVVDDGDVKRAAEALLQKFTDLEMNLVDLRLTGGGQDGVRFGSKLLGKLNYLANGLSGSDYRPTDQHVEVQALLDGQLKEQLSALDGLITKELAAFNELLKARSVPNVVVKPRGPISD, from the coding sequence ATGCCACACGCTCCCCGCTTCGCCGCCCGCGCCCTCGCCGGGCTCCTCCTTGCCCTCCCCTCGCTCGCCCTGGCCCAGGGCGCGGCGGCTCCCGCGCGCATCGCCACCGACAGCTACCGTCAGCTGCATTGGCGCACGATCGGCCCCGAGGGGAACCGCTTCACCTCGGCGGCCGGGATCCCCGGCGACCCGCTCACCTATTACGTCGGCGCCGCATCGGGCGGCGTCTGGAAGACGTCCGACGGCGGGACCAACTGGACCCCGCTCTTCGACGACCAACGGGTGCAATCCATCGGCTCGCTCGCCGTGTCGAAGTCGGACCCCAACGTCGTCTGGGCCGGGACGGGCGAGGGGAAGATCCGCAGCCACATCTCGATCGGCGAGGGCGTGTACAAGTCGGTCGATGCCGGAAAGACCTGGACGCTGATGGGGCTCGAGAAGACGGCGCGCATCCCGCGCACCATCATCCACCCCACCGACCCGAACACGGTCCTCGTCTGCGCGCTGGGGCACGCCTACGGGCCGCAACCGGAGCGCGGCGTGTATCGCACCACCGACGGCGGGGCCACGTGGACACGCGTGCTGTTCGTCGACGAGAACACCGGGTGCTCGGACCTGGCCATGGACCCCAGGAATCCGCGCATCCTGTTCGCCGGCATGTGGCAGTTGGAGATCCACACCTGGGGGAGGACCAGCGGCGGGCCGGGGAGCGGGCTCTTCATGTCGCGCGACGGCGGCGCCACCTGGACGCGCCTCACGGGGCATGGGCTCCCCAAGGGACCGGTGGGCAAGGTGGCCGTCGCCATCGCCCCGTCGAACCCCGATCGCGTCTATGCGCTGATCGAGACCGGCGACGGCATTCCCTGGAACGGACAACCCACCGAGAGCGGGCAGCTGTGGCGCTCCGAGAACGGCGGCGAGGACTGGGCCCTCGTCAGCCGCGACCGCAACGCGATGGGGCGTGCGCACTACTACTCGCGCATGGCCGTCGCTCCGGACGATGCGGACGAGGCGTACTTCCTGACCGCGTCGTACGCCAAGACGCTGGATGGCGGGAGCACGATCCGCGTGCTCGGCGGCGGACTGGCGCCGGGCGGCGACCACCACGACATCTGGATCGACCCCACCAACGCCAACCGCCAGATCGTCGCCCACGACCAGGGGCTCTCCATCACCCAGAACCGCGGCAAGACGTGGTACCGCCAGCGCCTGCTCAACGCGCAGATGTACCACGTGACGGTGGACAACGAGATCCCGTACAACGTGCTGGGAAACAAGCAGGACGAGCCGTCGTATCGCGGGCCGTCCAACTCGCGCGTCATGGGCGGACGCGGCGCCGGGATCTCGCGCGGGATGTGGCACTCGGTGGGGGGCGGCGAGAGCGGATGGGCGACCCCGGACCCCACCGACTCCCGGATCATCTGGTCGACCGCGTCGGGCTCCGGCATGGTCGGCGGGATCGTCGTCCGCTTCGAGGAAGACCGCCGCCAGTTCCGCAACGTCGAGGTCTGGCCGCAGCAGTCCAACGGCCCGGCCGATGGGGTGAAGTACCGCTTCGTGTGGGACTCGCCGTTCCACATCTCGCCGCACGATCACAACACGATCTACGTCGGCAGCCAGCACGTGCACCGTACCACCAACGGGGGGCAGAGCTGGGAGGTGATCTCCCCCGACCTCACGCTGAACGACCGATCGCGCATGGGGCCTTCGGGGGGGCTCACCCCCGACAACATCGGCGTCGAGTACGCCGGCGTGGTGTACGGCATCGCCGAGTCGCCGCGCGAGCAGGGGCTCATCTGGGTCGGGACCAACGACGGCCTCGTGCAGCTGACGAGGGACGGCGGCAAGACGTGGACGAACGTCACGAAGAACATCCCGAACCTCCCGCCGTGGGGGTCGGTGCGGAGCATCGCCCCGTCGCGCTACGACGCGGGGACGGCGTACCTGACGGTCGACTTCCACCAGGTGAACAATCGCGATCCGTTCATCTACAAGACCACCGACTACGGCAAGAGCTGGAAGAGCATCACCACCGGCATCCCGAGGAGCGCGCTGAGCTACGCCAAGGTCATCACCGAGGACCCGGTACGCCGCGGGCTGCTCTACGTGGGGACGGAGAACGCGATCTACGTCTCGTTCGACGACGGGGAGAACTGGCAGCCGTTGCAGAACGACCTCCCGCACGCCCCGGTGTCGGGGATCGTGGTCCAGGAGCACTTCAACGACCTGGTCATCTCGACATACGGGCGCGGCTTCTGGATCATGGACGACATCACGCCGCTCCGGCAGCTGACCCCTGACGTGCTGGCCAAGGGCGCGCACCTGTTCACGCTGCGCGCGGCGTATCGCTTCCGCCCCATCACCGCCCCGTCGACGACGTACGACGACCCCACGCGCGGCGAGGATCCCGAATACGGGGCCTCGATCAACTATTACCTCAAGGCGCCCGTCGCGGGCGGGGTGAAACTCACCGTGACCGACGCGCAGGGCCAGGTGGTGCGCACGCTGACGGGGAGCAACGCGGCGGGGATCAACCGCGTCTATTGGGACCTGCGACACGAGCCCACCATGGAAGTCCGGCTCCGCACCAGCCCGATATACGCCCCGCACATCATCCCCGGCCCCAATGGGCGCACGGCCCCCGGGACCGGGCAGCTCGCCATCCTCGCCCCGCCCGGGCGCTACACGGTGACGCTGTCGGCGGGAGGGGTGGAGCAGCGCCAGCCGCTCGAGGTGCGCAAGGACCCGAACTCCGGGGGGACGGAAGGCGACATCGCCGAGCAGGTGCGCCTGCTCGCGGCGGTGGCGCGCGACATGAACGACGGCGCGGATGCCGTGCATCGCATCGAGGCGGTGCGGGTGCAGGTGGACGCGATTGCCCGCGTGGTGGACGACGGGGACGTGAAGCGCGCCGCCGAGGCGCTGCTGCAGAAGTTCACCGACCTGGAGATGAACCTCGTGGACTTGCGGCTGACGGGCGGTGGACAGGACGGCGTCCGCTTCGGCTCCAAGCTGCTGGGGAAGCTCAACTACCTGGCCAATGGCCTGTCGGGATCCGACTACCGGCCCACCGACCAGCACGTGGAGGTGCAGGCGTTGCTGGACGGCCAGCTCAAGGAACAGCTGTCGGCGCTGGACGGGTTGATCACGAAGGAGCTGGCCGCCTTCAACGAGCTGCTGAAGGCGCGAAGCGTCCCCAACGTCGTCGTGAAGCCGCGCGGCCCCATCAGCGACTGA